Proteins encoded in a region of the Triticum dicoccoides isolate Atlit2015 ecotype Zavitan chromosome 3A, WEW_v2.0, whole genome shotgun sequence genome:
- the LOC119270930 gene encoding germin-like protein 8-11, with protein sequence MATSSYVLLFALLALVSWQAIASDPSPLQDFCVADNSSHVLVNGFVCKDPKDVKAEDFFLAAKLDTPRDTKTNKVGSNVTLINVMRIPGLNTLGISLARIDYAPLGENPPHTHPRATEILTVLEGTLYVGFVTSNPENKFLSKVLNKGDVFVFPEGLIHFQFNPNPYKPAVAIAALSSQNPGAITIANAVFGSKPAISDDVLAKAFQVEKKTVDWLQAQFWADNQN encoded by the exons ATGGCCACCTCTTCCTATGTCCTTCTCTTCGCTCTTCTTGCGTTGGTCTCATGGCAGGCTATCGCTTCTGATCCGAGCCCCTTGCAAGACTTTTGTGTCGCAGACAACAGCTCACATG TTCTAGTTAATGGGTTTGTATGTAAAGACCCAAAGGACGTGAAGGCCGAAGACTTTTTCTTGGCGGCCAAACTCGACACGCCGAGAGACACAAAGACGAACAAAGTTGGGTCCAATGTCACTTTGATCAATGTAATGCGGATTCCTGGCCTCAACACATTGGGCATCTCCCTGGCGCGCATCGACTATGCACCTCTAGGCGAGAACCCACCGCACACTCACCCGCGTGCCACTGAGATCCTCACCGTGCTTGAAGGGACCCTTTATGTCGGCTTTGTCACATCCAACCCAGAAAACAAGTTTTTGTCGAAGGTGCTTAACAAGGGTGACGTGTTTGTATTCCCAGAAGGTCTCATCCACTTCCAATTCAACCCTAACCCCTACAAACCAGCGGTGGCAATTGCTGCACTTAGCAGCCAGAACCCTGGGGCTATCACCATTGCCAACGCTGTGTTTGGGTCAAAACCGGCAATCTCAGACGATGTTCTTGCCAAGGCATTCCAAGTGGAGAAGAAGACTGTAGACTGGCTTCAGGCTCAGTTTTGGGCAGATAACCAGAACTAA